In the genome of Gemmatimonadota bacterium, one region contains:
- a CDS encoding DinB family protein produces MAAPLPKDLQVTALRTRLTGALPLMMQAAIEPFDDDSIWWQPAPGVNPVAVLALHCAGNLRHFIGRHIAGTDYVRNRPEEFDASRRLTKREILDELERAIDEVRVAMDSLTTEDYAAPSRDPDGRHWTVYEDFVNATVHLALHVGQAVQLAKLKGYKLSDRVWGEAHAASGASRV; encoded by the coding sequence ATGGCAGCTCCTCTCCCCAAGGACCTTCAGGTCACCGCGCTGCGCACCCGGCTGACGGGCGCGCTTCCACTGATGATGCAGGCGGCGATAGAGCCGTTCGACGACGACTCCATCTGGTGGCAACCGGCACCTGGTGTCAATCCTGTCGCGGTGCTGGCGTTGCACTGCGCGGGGAACCTCAGACACTTCATCGGCCGGCACATCGCGGGTACGGACTACGTTCGCAATCGCCCCGAAGAGTTCGACGCATCGCGCCGGCTCACCAAGCGCGAGATCCTGGACGAGCTCGAGCGCGCCATCGATGAGGTGCGCGTTGCGATGGATTCGCTCACCACGGAAGACTACGCCGCGCCGTCACGCGACCCTGATGGACGCCACTGGACAGTGTACGAGGACTTCGTCAACGCGACGGTTCACCTGGCACTGCACGTGGGCCAGGCGGTGCAGCTGGCAAAGCTCAAGGGCTATAAGCTGAGCGATCGGGTCTGGGGCGAGGCTCACGCTGCATCGGGAGCGTCCCGTGTCTGA